From Acinetobacter suaedae, one genomic window encodes:
- a CDS encoding RNA-binding S4 domain-containing protein, which produces MPKQHEAESMDAMRIDKWLWAARFFKTRSIAKAAIEGGKVHHNNERVKVSRDVRIGMQLTIQQGFEKKTVIVKALSSIRGGAPIAQQLYEETAESIERRELHASQRKLHNLARPDHRPSKKDRRDINRFKHENAQSWSYHDE; this is translated from the coding sequence ATGCCAAAACAGCATGAAGCAGAAAGCATGGATGCCATGCGAATTGATAAATGGCTTTGGGCAGCACGTTTTTTTAAGACACGCTCTATTGCCAAAGCAGCTATCGAAGGTGGCAAAGTACATCACAATAATGAACGCGTAAAAGTTTCTCGAGATGTACGTATTGGTATGCAGCTCACCATCCAACAGGGCTTTGAGAAAAAAACCGTGATCGTCAAAGCACTTTCATCTATACGTGGTGGTGCGCCAATCGCACAACAACTTTACGAAGAAACAGCTGAAAGTATAGAGCGTCGAGAGTTGCATGCATCACAGCGAAAGTTGCATAATCTAGCGCGACCAGATCACCGACCAAGTAAAAAAGATCGTCGTGATATCAATCGTTTTAAACATGAAAATGCTCAATCATGGTCTTATCACGATGAATAA
- a CDS encoding HAD-IA family hydrolase produces the protein MSYSDLQPPIIMFDMDGTLLDLAFDDFIWNDCLPERHAQLHQCTLAQSQQTLFKFYQQYKHTLSWYSSAHWTTKVGIDTLQLQYEHQEKIKARSGCHQLLQQLKAQGYRCWLLTNADRAGLQLKLENVELSPYFEVMISSEELGFAKEDVNFWKKLQQQHPFDPADTIFIDDTVAVLKGAEEFGITRLFSILQPSSSKPTRIAAELHYPALDHLTELLDYLEPNIQVTDAKTA, from the coding sequence ATGTCATATTCAGATTTACAACCGCCAATCATCATGTTCGACATGGATGGCACTTTACTTGATTTAGCTTTTGATGATTTTATCTGGAATGATTGCCTGCCTGAGCGACATGCTCAACTTCATCAATGTACTCTGGCACAAAGTCAACAGACACTATTTAAATTCTATCAACAATATAAGCATACACTATCTTGGTATTCTTCGGCGCACTGGACGACCAAAGTTGGTATTGATACCTTGCAGCTACAATATGAACATCAAGAAAAAATTAAAGCGCGTTCTGGTTGCCACCAGTTACTGCAACAACTAAAAGCGCAGGGTTATCGATGCTGGTTATTAACTAATGCAGATCGAGCGGGACTACAACTAAAACTTGAAAATGTAGAACTTAGCCCTTACTTTGAAGTAATGATCAGTAGTGAAGAACTAGGTTTTGCAAAGGAAGATGTCAACTTCTGGAAAAAACTACAACAGCAACATCCATTCGATCCAGCAGATACCATCTTTATTGATGATACGGTTGCTGTATTAAAAGGTGCTGAGGAATTTGGAATTACACGATTATTTAGTATCTTACAACCCTCGAGTAGCAAACCTACACGCATAGCAGCCGAACTGCACTACCCAGCTCTCGATCATCTTACAGAACTCCTTGATTATCTTGAACCCAATATACAGGTAACAGATGCCAAAACAGCATGA